A genome region from Triticum aestivum cultivar Chinese Spring chromosome 2B, IWGSC CS RefSeq v2.1, whole genome shotgun sequence includes the following:
- the LOC123046595 gene encoding late embryogenesis abundant protein At5g17165 encodes MAAVASSKGRVIAGSLVARVLAGKANASPRRAVHASAYDKNVDEQVRPAFVPDDVIGGAGSPDKYWGPHPTTGVFGPAAVDPKLAASLAPAAGAANGGASVLDQKVWFRPLEDVEKPPVA; translated from the exons ATGGCAGCAGTGGCTAGCTCCAAGGGGCGGGTGATCGCTGGGAGCCTCGTCGCGCGCGTCCTCGCCGGCAAGGCCAACGCCTCCCCGAG GAGGGCGGTGCACGCGTCGGCCTACGACAAGAACGTGGACGAGCAGGTGCGCCCGGCCTTCGTGCCGGACGATGTGATCGGCGGCGCCGGGAGCCCAGACAAGTACTGGGGCCCTCACCCGACCACCGGCGTCTTCGGCCCGGCCGCGGTCGACCCCAAGCTGGCCGCCAGCCTCGCGCCGGCTGCTGGCGCCGCGAATGGTGGCGCCTCCGTGCTGGACCAGAAGGTGTGGTTCCGCCCGCTCGAGGACGTCGAGAAGCCCCCCGTCGCCTGA